A region from the Pelobates fuscus isolate aPelFus1 chromosome 1, aPelFus1.pri, whole genome shotgun sequence genome encodes:
- the LOC134600962 gene encoding trichohyalin-like, with the protein MSLNPAATRLQNTCLKGQRERASERRRERAQTRASERRQESERAQTRERASADKRASERRQESERAQTRERASADKRASERRQESERAQTRARASADKRESERRQERERAQTRERASERRQERERASADKRERASAGKRERASAGKRERASAGKSERAKEQARASERKSRQESERKQAREREKAGKRARESRQESERKQAREREKAGKRARASKRARASKRERERKRERERKRERESERERERKRERAREKARERERESERERERKRERERERESERERERESERERERESERERERESERERERESERERERESERERERKRERERESEREREREKARERERESEREREKARERERKREREKASRRERESKQARERKQAGEREKASRRERESKQRERERESRQERERESRQEREREREQAREREREQAREREREQAREREREQARERERAGKRERESRQE; encoded by the exons ATGTCCTTGAACCCTGCTGCCACTCGTCTGCAGAACACATGCCTTAAGG gccagagagagagagcgagcgagcGCAGACGAGAGCGAGCGCAGACGAGAGCGAGCGAGCGCAGACAAGAGAGCGAGCGAGCGCAGACAAGAGAGCGAGCGAGCGCAGACAAGAGAGCGAGCGAGCGCAGACAAGAGAGCGAGCGAGCGCAGACAAGAGAGCGAGCGAGCGCAGACAAGAGAGCGAGCGAGCGCAGACAAGAGAGCGAGCGAGCGCAGACAAGAGCGAGAGCGAGCGCAGACAAGAGAGAGAGCGAGCGCAGACAAGAGAGAGAGCGAGCGCAGACaagagagagagcgagcgagcGCAGACaagagagagagcgagcgagcGCAGACAAGAGAGAGCGAGCGAGCGCAGGCAAGAGAGAGCGAGCGAGCGCAGGCAAGAGAGAGCGAGCGAGCGCAGGCAAGAGCGAGCGAGCGAAAGAGCAGGCAAGAGCGAGCGAGCGAAAGAGCAGGCAAGAGAGCGAGAGAAAGCAGGCAAGAGAGCGAGAGAAAGCAGGCAAGAGAGCGAGAGAAAGCAGGCAAGAGAGCGAGAGAAAGCAGGCAAGAGAGCGAGAGAAAGCAGGCAAGAGAGCGAGAGCAAGCAAGAGAGCGAGAGCAAGCAAGAGAGAGCGAGAGCGCAAGAGAGAGCGAGAACGCAAGAGAGAGCGagaaagcgagagagagcgagagagaaagcgagagagagcgagagagaaagcgagagagagagagagagaaagcgagagagagagagagagaaagcgagagagagagagagagagagaaagcgagagagagagagagagagaaagcgagagagagagagagagagaaagcgagagagagagagagagagaaagcgagagagagagagagagagaaagcgagagagagagagagagagaaagcgagagagagagagagagaaagcgagagagagagagagaaagcgagagagagagagagagagagaaagcgagagagagagagagagaaagcgagagagagagagagaaagcgagagagagagagagaaagcgagagagagagaaagcaagCAGGCGAGAGAGAGAAAGCAAGCAGGCGAGAGAGAGAAAGCAAGCAGGCGAGAGAGAGAAAGCAAGCAGGCGAGAGAGAGAAAGCAAGCAg agagagagagagagagagagcaggcaagagagagagagagagagcaggcaagagagagagagagagagagagcaggcaagagagagagagagagagcaggcaagagagagagagagagagcaggcaagagagagagagagagagcaggcaagagagagagagagagcaggcaagagagagagagagagcaggcaagag
- the LOC134600971 gene encoding RNA-binding protein 25-like encodes AREQARERAREQARESKQESESRQESESKRESESKRESESKRESESKRESESKRESESKRERARASKRARASERERESERRERKREREKAREREREREKARERERERKREREREREKAREREKARERERKRERERERERERKRERERERESKQARERDCFHTEETDQVNKQVTTEKPKQTGSRHLEKMEKQGASLAPK; translated from the exons GCGCGAGAGCAGGCAAGAGAGAGAGCGCGAGAGCAGGCAAGAGAGAGCAAGCAAGAGAGCGAGAGCAGGCAAGAGAGCGAGAGCAAGCGAGAGAGCGAGAGCAAGCGAGAGAGCGAGAGCAAGCGAGAGAGCGAGAGCAAGCGAGAGAGCGAGAGCAAGCGAGAGAGCGAGAGCaagcgagagagagcgagagcaaGCAAGAGAGCGAGAGCAagcgagagagagcgagaaaGCGAGAGA agagagagaaagcgagagagagagaaagcgagagagagagagagagagagagagaaagcgagagagagagagagagagagaaagcgagagagagagagagagagagagaaagcgagagagagagagaaagcgagagagagagagagaaagcgagagagagagaga gagagagagagagagagaaagcgagagagagagagagagagagaaagcaagcaggcgagagagaga GACTGTTTCCATACTGAGGAGACTGATCAAGTCAATAAGCAGGTAACTACAGAGAAGCCAAAGCAGACAGGTAGCAGACACCTGGAAAAGATGGAAAAACAGGGGGCAAGTTTAGCACCTAAATAG